Proteins from a genomic interval of Scophthalmus maximus strain ysfricsl-2021 chromosome 22, ASM2237912v1, whole genome shotgun sequence:
- the LOC118291927 gene encoding ankyrin repeat and IBR domain-containing protein 1-like isoform X1 has translation MGNTATKFRKALVSGDEALAWQLYEGNPQFREGLDPNASYGEQYQHNTALHYVCRHAMTRLLRSFLFSKEGNPNKRNVHNETCLHVLCQGPQILQLAEGALSPRLARPQRDEQRRADCLQMILSWTGARLEGGQYEKANVNATDNHHSTCLHYAAAAGMKSCVELLIQSEADLFVEDEDKLTPCDHAERHHHTDLALSLESQMVFSSSSAQQSNTDAHGETNLLQYKEPYEGLKLQDLRRLKDMLIVETADMLQAPLFTAEALLRAHDWDREKLLEAWMSDAEGCCQRSGVAMPTPPPSGYNAWDTLPSPRTPRTPRSPLTLTLTSPTDSCLTPGEEGLATCGICLCSISVFEDPVDMSCGHEFCRACWEGFLNVKIQEGDAHNIFCPAYECYQLVPVHVIESVVSREMDQRYLQFDIKAFVENNPAIRWCPAARCERAVRLTRPGPGDSDQHSFPLLSSPAVDCGKGHLFCWECLGEAHEPCDCHMWRNWLQKVKEMKPEELAGVSDAYEDAANCLWLLTNSKPCANCKSPIQKNEGCNHMQCAKCKYDFCWICLEEWKKHSSSTGGYYRCTRYEVIQQLEEQSKEMTVEAEKKHKSFQELDRFMHYYTRFKNHEHSYKLEQKLLKTAKEKMEQLSRAFICREGTPPDTRFIEDGVCELLKTRRVLKCSYPYGFFLQQGSTQKEIFELMQTDLEMVVEDLAQKVNRPYLRTPCHKIISAARLVQQKRQEFLASVARGVAPNDSPELPRRNYPGGSWDWEYLGFASPEMGSRHSVLGADQRERQSQDYADIQYRRRHRPRRRGDMLSLHNLRSNSNTPETSRRSDNTGPEGPERIEGRRRVLDSLDEDDPNILLAIQLSLQDSRRERGQEGGLEGRAELERELDRVQERRPGPTGDLGEVALHCLNTDGPPGARGSSFPASLLDPPRPPNRTDSTSQPPMSNPLPLPPPPPSLSAELLELGDSLMKLGNITTPYDLNTLTQEQLCSHHTYNHSPLTAPYTIEPAYSDCSQRQEQNALTAPYVLDHITITDPRYDGKEQSYCHSSAYLADTEHTASCALDCTQNPTQNPTPPCTYYREHAATYDSTLRPDSSYNPCPEHSSSYARERPAYVLERPPKTDPKAPAQLCLPSPELEPELLLSPVIPPGGPFTPSDPQSLEALDPTASAQLLDNIMAWFNNNINPQNNPQSLALIPSPPTTETESSPDTHTETESQASRGVTPSLLWQPLEGEPESDRGSASPHLGAAGAEGPKTLRPSTLELEKREAGKEGGDGGCVADLSLDEAHTHPCSDSQRGDSPAHTAPATETDLDLVLQLEADQSPEEWEEQVHLV, from the exons ATGGGCAACACGGCCACCAAGTTCCGCAAGGCCCTGGTGAGTGGCGACGAGGCCCTGGCCTGGCAGCTGTATGAGGGCAACCCTCAGTTCAGGGAGGGCCTGGACCCAAATGCATCGTACGGAGAGCAGTACCAGCACAACACGGCCCTGCACTATGTCTGCCGCCATGCCATGACACGTTTGCTCAG GTCGTTCTTGTTCAGCAAAGAGGGGAACCCCAACAAGCGTAATGTGCACAATGAGACGTGCCTCCATGTGTTGTGCCAAGGGCCGCAGATCCTACAGCTGGCAGAGGGAGCGCTGTCACCGCGACTGGCCCGGCCACAGAGGGACGAGCAGCGTCGTGCGGACTGCTTGCAG ATGATCCTGAGCTGGACCGGGGCCAGGCTGGAGGGAGGCCAGTATGAGAAAGCCAACGTTAATGCTACCGACAACCACCACAGCACCTGTCTGCActacgctgctgctgcaggcatGAAGAGCTGTGTGGAG CTGTTAATCCAGAGTGAGGCGGACCTCTTTGTGGAGGACGAAGACAAACTGACGCCATGTGACCATGCCGAGCGGCATCACCACACTGATCTGGCCCTCAGCCTGGAGTCACAGAtggttttttcctcctcttcagctcagcagtcaaacacagatgcacatggTGAAACCAACCTGCTGCAATACAAGGAG CCTTACGAGGGACTAAAGCTGCAGGACCTGCGCAGACTGAAGGACATGCTGATTGTGGAGACAGCCGACATGCTGCAAGCCCCCCTTTTCACTGCTGAGGCGCTGCTCCGAGCACATG ACTGGGACAGAGAAAAGCTTCTGGAGGCCTGGATGTCAGACGCCGAGGGCTGCTGTCAGCGTTCGGGCGTGGCCATGCCCACCCCACCACCAAGCGGCTACAACGCCTGGGACACCCTACCCTCGCCCCGCACCCCGAGGACCCCGCGCTCACCCCTCACACTCACCCTCACCTCTCCCACTGACAGCTGCCTCACACCTGGAGAAGAGGGCCTGGCTACG TGTGGAATCTGTCTCTGCTCTATCTCAGTCTTTGAGGACCCAGTGGACATGTCCTGTGGACATGAGTTCTGCAGAGCCTGCTGGGAGGG gttccTCAATGTAAAGATTCAGGAGGGTGATGCACACAATATTTTCTGCCCGGCATATGAGTGTTATCAGTTGGTGCCCGTGCATGTGATAGAGAGTGTGGTTTCCAGGGAGATGGACCAGCGATACCTTCAGTTCGACATCAag GCATTTGTAGAGAACAATCCTGCCATCCGCTGGTGTCCTGCAGCGCGTTGTGAGCGGGCAGTGAGGCTCACCCGGCCCGGCCCTGGGGACAGCGACCAACACAGCTTCCCCCTGCTGTCCTCCCCAGCCGTTGACTGTGGCAAGGGTCACCTCTTCTGCTG GGAGTGCCTTGGCGAGGCCCACGAGCCGTGTGACTGTCACATGTGGAGGAACTGGCTCCAGAAAGTCAAAGAGATGAAGCCTGAGGAGT TGGCAGGTGTGAGTGATGCCTATGAGGATGCTGCAAACTGCCTGTGGCTGTTGACCAACTCCAAACCATGTGCCAACTGCAAGTCACCAATACAAAAGAATGAAGGCTGCAATCATATGCAGTGTGCCAAG TGCAAGTATGATTTCTGTTGGATCTGTCTGGAGGAGTGGAAGAAGCACAGCTCATCAACAGGAGGCTACTATCGCTGCACTCGCTATGAGGTCATACAACAGCTAGAGGAGCAGTCCAAGGAGATGACTgtagag GCAGAAAAGAAGCACAAAAGCTTTCAGGAGCTGGACCGTTTCATGCACTATTATACTCGCTTCAAGAACCACGAACACAGTTATAAG TTGGAGCAGAAGCTGCTGAAAACCGCTAAAGAGAAGATGGAGCAGCTGAGCAGAGCCTTCATTTGCC gtgaaGGCACTCCTCCGGACACGCGGTTCATcgaggatggtgtgtgtgagctgctcAAGACGCGGCGCGTGCTTAAGTGCTCTTACCCGTACGGCTTCTTCCTGCAGCAAGGCAGCACCCAGAAAGAGATATTTGAGCTCATGCAG ACCGATctggagatggtggtggaggaTCTGGCGCAGAAGGTGAACCGGCCGTACCTGAGGACGCCATGCCACAAGATAATCAGTGCAGCCCGGCTGGTCCAACAGAAGAGGCAGGAGTTCCTGGCCTCGGTGGCCCGTGGCGTGGCTCCCAACGACTCTCCTGAGCTTCCCCGCAGGAA CTACCCCGGAGGATCGTGGGACTGGGAGTACCTTGGCTTTGCCTCACCTGAG ATGGGGAGTCGTCACTCTGTACTGGGAGccgatcagagagagagacagtcacag GATTATGCTGACATTCAGTACCGTCGCAGACACAGGCCACGGCGCAGGGGAGACATGCTGAGTCTGCACAACCTTCGAAGCAACAGCAACACACCAGAGACCAGCAGAAGAAGTGACAACACAGGTCCAG AAGGCCCAGAGAGGATCGAGGGTCGCAGGAGAGTGCTGGACTCACTGGATGAGGATGACCCGAACATCCTTCTGGCCATACAGCTGTCGCTGCAGGACTCCCGCAGAGAGCGTGGGCAGGAGGGAGGGCTGGAGGGGAGAGCGGAGCTGGAGCGTGAACTTGACAGGGTACAGGAGCGGAGGCCAGGTCCCACCGGCGACCTCGGTGAGGTTGCTCTGCACTGCCTCAACACCGACGGCCCTCCGGGAGCCAGAGGTTCCTCCTTCCCCGCTTCCCTCCTGGACCCTCCTCGCCCCCCAAACAGGACAGACTCCACCTCCCAGCCTCCCATGTCTAatcccctcccccttcctcccccacctccctctctcagtgCGGAGCTGCTGGAGTTGGGAGACAGCCTTATGAAACTGGGGAACATAACCACTCCTTATGACCTGAACACACTCACCCAGGAACAGCTCTGCTCGCACCACACATACAACCACAGCCCTCTCACTGCTCCCTACACCATTGAACCTGCTTATAGCGATTGCAGCCAGAGACAAGAGCAGAACGCACTGACGGCTCCGTATGTGCTCGACCATATCACCATCACGGATCCTCGCTATGACGGCAAAGAGCAGAGTTACTGCCACTCAAGTGCTTACTTGGCGGACACTGAACACACTGCCTCCTGCGCACTAGATTGCACCCAAAACCCCACACAAAACCCCACCCCTCCCTGTACATATTACCGGGAACATGCAGCCACGTATGACAGCACCCTGAGGCCAGACAGCTCTTACAACCCCTGCCCTGAACACAGTAGCTCCTACGCTCGGGAGCGACCTGCCTACGTTCTTGAACGCCCGCCCAAAACAGACCCCAAGGCCCCTGCCCAGTTGTGCCTCCCATCTCCAGAGCTTGAACCGGAGCTGCTGCTATCACCGGTGATCCCCCCAGGGGGCCCTTTTACACCCAGCGACCCTCAGAGTCTGGAGGCCTTGGACCCCACAGCCAGTGCCCAGCTGCTGGACAACATCATGGCCTggttcaacaacaacatcaacccACAGAACAACCCCCAGAGCCTGGCCCTCATCCCATCCCCGCCCACCACGGAAACCGAGTCCTCACCTGACACGCACACTGAGACTGAGAGCCAGGCCTCCAGGGGCGTGACCCCCTCCCTACTCTGGCAGCCCCTGGAGGGTGAGCCAGAGTCGGACAGAGGGTCGGCGAGTCCCCATTTAGGTGCTGCTGGTGCGGAGGGCCCGAAGACATTGAGGCCCAGCACTCTGGAGCTGGAAAAAAGAGAGGCTGGCAAAGAGGGTGGGGATGGAGGGTGTGTGGCGGACCTGTCGCTGGAcgaagcgcacacacacccatgctCAGACTCCCAACGTGGAGACAGTCCTGCACACACTGCCCCGGCTACAGAGACAGACTTAGACCTCGTTCTTCAGCTGGAGGCGGACCAATCACCTGAGGAGTGGGAGGAGCAAGTTCACCTGGTgtga